In the genome of Apostichopus japonicus isolate 1M-3 chromosome 15, ASM3797524v1, whole genome shotgun sequence, one region contains:
- the LOC139981481 gene encoding alpha-(1,3)-fucosyltransferase 7-like, with protein sequence MIKNMKQVKHITRMILTCNTLVFIWITLFYLPPSSNISSRMALIGNSRIFSPYENQPLAVQQQEKCVKNIVFFGLRQHWLTFCRFPEFARYKYLIKFPRFIECPGTNCSVLLNYTKEPREIRNYDAVVFTNVYQWLTPAMWDWVHGNRTEGQKWVMITEESPLYSPGVQPPPKYENTTFDWFDSYKRDSDFVHPYGVFQPYGDVKPPEENLRKFLQPKKRLLAWMGSHCETLQWNRRQFVDDLAKMVPIDKYGKCGTEEVVWNNDDAIMAVLGKYKFYLSLENSCCDDYITEKFWRALYMGMVPVVVGAPLEHYNKFAPPNSFIHVDQFDSLTDLAVHLLELNGNDEKYLEYFKWRREGRLISFGQEDQYVRPLKNATHCEVLKKILRADPQDQRRLHYFGESWVGSCKVCGRKKWINSYMHPKNYSRQNEDIWA encoded by the coding sequence ATGATCAAGAACATGAAGCAAGTGAAACACATAACGAGAATGATTTTGACATGTAATACATTAGTGTTCATATGGATCACACTCTTTTATTTACCGCCATCTTCAAATATTTCGTCTCGCATGGCATTAATCGGCAATTCTCGGATATTTTCACCATACGAAAATCAGCCTCTTGCGGTTCAACAGCAGGAAAAATGTGTCAAAAACATTGTTTTCTTCGGCTTGAGACAACATTGGCTTACATTTTGTAGATTTCCGGAATTTGCTCGATATAAATACCTGATCAAGTTTCCTCGGTTCATAGAGTGCCCAGGCACAAATTGTTCAGTTTTGCTAAATTATACGAAAGAACCTCGTGAAATACGAAACTACGACGCCGTGGTATTTACTAATGTATATCAGTGGCTGACACCTGCAATGTGGGACTGGGTACATGGTAATCGCACAGAGGGACAAAAATGGGTCATGATTACGGAAGAGAGCCCTCTCTACAGCCCCGGAGTACAACCACCTCCAAAATACGAAAATACCACTTTCGATTGGTTCGATTCATATAAGAGAGATTCGGATTTTGTTCACCCGTATGGAGTGTTCCAACCATACGGTGACGTCAAACCTCCGGAAGAGAATTTAAGGAAATTCTTGCAACCGAAAAAGAGATTGTTGGCTTGGATGGGCAGCCACTGCGAGACTTTACAGTGGAATCGAAGACAATTTGTCGATGATCTCGCGAAAATGGTTCCAATCGATAAATATGGCAAATGTGGAACCGAAGAAGTTGTTTGGAACAACGATGATGCTATCATGGCAGTGTTAGGCAAATACAAATTCTATTTAAGTTTAGAAAACAGTTGCTGTGACGACTACATCACCGAAAAGTTTTGGCGGGCACTATACATGGGTATGGTACCGGTCGTCGTTGGAGCGCCGTTAGAGCATTATAACAAATTCGCGCCACCCAATTCGTTTATACACGTGGATCAGTTTGATTCGTTGACGGATTTAGCTGTGCATTTGCTTGAATTAAACGGTAACGATGAGAAATACCTAGAATACTTTAAATGGAGAAGGGAAGGAAGACTCATAAGTTTTGGCCAAGAGGATCAATATGTCCGCCCACTTAAAAATGCGACACACTGTGAAGTCTTAAAGAAGATATTGAGGGCAGACCCCCAAGATCAACGGCGGCTTCATTACTTTGGTGAATCTTGGGTTGGTAGTTGTAAAGTCTGCGGAAGAAAGAAATGGATCAATTCGTACATGCACCCAAAGAATTATTCAAGGCAAAACGAAGACATCTGGGCGTAG
- the LOC139981289 gene encoding 4-galactosyl-N-acetylglucosaminide 3-alpha-L-fucosyltransferase FUT6-like, translating to MRAIRIWFLAALSFGFNFVVMIYLASDRFSNMPSVGDVSLYRNSRYFIAATAKPAEADRSCSKSIIYFGLRQHWFTFCSFPEFAQYKHMIEFPRTVNCPEVNCSVKVDYTQNAADIIGHDIVVFTDVNEWMKPEMWDWLHGNRTEGQIWTMITEESPLYVPGVQPPAKYANKSFDWIDSYMSGADFVHPYGKYEKYCEYNRPPAIDIRQFLIGKTKLISWMGSHCETLQWDRMKFVEAVKQIITVDTYGKCGDKEVPWNNDQIILDTLGKYKFYLSLENSCCNEYLTEKFWRALEMGMVPVVLGAPLEHYRKLAPPNSFIHVDQFNTLAELAVHLITLHSNDERYLEYHKWRNEGKLISYGQEEQYVRPLNNETQCSMLGKLLNTDLKTQRKLDYFGPRWYGSCMKCGEKEWISKFLHAEDHQRSNSDIWA from the coding sequence ATGCGTGCAATACGGATATGGTTCCTGGCGGCCTTGTCGTTCGGTTTTAATTTCGTCGTAATGATTTATCTTGCCAGTGATAGATTTTCGAATATGCCATCGGTAGGCGACGTATCATTATACCGAAATTCAAGGTATTTTATTGCCGCAACAGCTAAACCTGCCGAAGCTGACCGAAGCTGTTCCAAGAGCATTATTTATTTTGGATTAAGACAACATTGGTTTACATTTTGTAGTTTTCCGGAATTTGCGCAATATAAGCACATGATAGAGTTTCCTAGAACGGTTAACTGTCCCGAAGTGAACTGTTCCGTAAAAGTAGATTATACACAAAATGCTGCTGACATTATAGGTCACGATATCGTCGTTTTCACCGACGTCAACGAATGGATGAAACCAGAAATGTGGGATTGGCTCCATGGTAACAGAACTGAGGGCCAGATATGGACCATGATCACAGAGGAGAGCCCTCTCTACGTCCCCGGTGTACAACCGCCCGCAAAGTACGCCAACAAGTCATTCGATTGGATTGATAGTTATATGAGCGGCGCCGACTTCGTACATCCGTATGGAAAATACGAAAAATATTGTGAATATAATCGACCGCCAGCCATCGATATCCGCCAATTTCTCATAGGGAAAACGAAACTTATCTCTTGGATGGGTAGTCACTGTGAGACCCTCCAATGGGACCGGATGAAATTTGTGGAGGCCGTTAAGCAAATAATTACAGTGGACACTTACGGTAAATGTGGCGATAAAGAAGTACCATGGAATAACGATCAAATTATACTCGATACATTAggaaaatacaaattttatttAAGTTTAGAAAACAGTTGTTGTAACGAATATCTCACCGAAAAATTTTGGAGGGCCTTAGAGATGGGTATGGTACCAGTAGTTTTAGGAGCCCCTCTGGAACATTATCGTAAGTTGGCTCCGCCCAATTCATTTATTCACGTGGATCAATTCAACACTTTAGCTGAGCTAGCGGTACATTTAATTACATTACACTCCAATGACGAACGGTATCTTGAATATCACAAATGGAGGAATGAAGGTAAACTTATATCATACGGCCAAGAGGAACAGTATGTAAGACCATTGAATAACGAAACTCAATGTTCTATGTTGGGAAAACTACTAAATACGGACCTTAAAACACAACGAAAACTGGACTATTTTGGACCGCGATGGTACGGAAGTTGTATGAAATGTGGCGAAAAGGAATGGATCTCAAAATTCTTGCATGCAGAGGATCACCAAAGAAGTAATAGTGACATCTGGGCATAG
- the LOC139981159 gene encoding alpha-(1,3)-fucosyltransferase 7-like gives MLWRLRKAKTFFRVSLVLNIVIVVYICINRSTSRSTISELSARDVPYLGRKELPSTQVERRVVTTPPLRSNTSTPTNIIERPKPKTQPPKCYKRFLLFGLRQHWFEFCSFEEFSQYKYLISFPRVLHCPIVDCYVILSYSLEAKDIPGNDVVLFTDVYQWLTPEMWDWAYGNRTEGQSWVMITEESPLYGPGVQPPNKYADNVFDFIDSYKTDSDFVHPYGYYKVYQGQAPTKFDTAALLASKSKFLAWMGSHCETLQWNRQLFVDDIGGVVRIDKYGKCGDTEIPWNNFQALKEILTPYKFYLSLENSCCEDYVTEKFWRTLELGLVPIVVGAPYDHYLKVAPPHSFIHPDQFDSLEEMALHLVQVNANQEKYLEYFKWKNMGELVSHGQEEHYVRPLTNQTQCDILEKHVKLTDIPHKKRDFFGQEWYGSCVQCGTKPWMQKYMLDRNSARANKDIWA, from the coding sequence ATGTTGTGGCGACTGAGAAAAGCGAAAACTTTTTTTAGAGTATCGTTAGTGTTAAACATTGTCATCGTTGTCTACATCTGCATAAACCGGTCCACAAGTAGAAGTACGATCTCGGAGCTCTCTGCACGTGACGTTCCTTACCTCGGACGGAAAGAACTTCCATCGACGCAAGTGGAACGACGAGTTGTTACGACACCGCCTCTGCGCAGTAATACGTCAACGCCAACGAATATCATAGAGCGACCTAAGCCAAAGACGCAGCCACCCAAATGTTACAAGCGATTCCTCTTGTTTGGTCTCCGGCAACATTGGTTCGAATTTTGCAGTTTTGAAGAATTCTCCCAGTACAAATATCTGATATCGTTTCCCAGGGTACTACATTGCCCTATCGTGGATTGTTACGTGATTTTAAGTTATTCGTTGGAAGCAAAGGACATACCGGGAAACGACGTGGTCCTTTTTACTGACGTTTATCAATGGTTGACTCCGGAAATGTGGGACTGGGCGTATGGCAATCGTACCGAGGGTCAAAGCTGGGTCATGATCACCGAAGAGAGCCCCTTATATGGCCCAGGGGTGCAGCCACCTAACAAATATGCCGACAATGTCTTCGATTTCATTGACTCCTACAAGACTGATTCTGATTTTGTGCATCCGTATGGTTACTACAAGGTATACCAAGGCCAAGCGCCGACAAAATTCGACACGGCCGCGTTGTTGGCGTCTAAGAGTAAATTTTTGGCCTGGATGGGAAGCCACTGCGAGACATTACAGTGGAATCGACAATTATTTGTAGACGATATCGGAGGCGTTGTCCGTATCGATAAGTACGGTAAATGTGGTGATACCGAGATACCTTGGAATAATTTTCAAGCGCTCAAGGAGATTTTAACACCTTATAAATTTTATCTGAGTTTAGAAAACAGTTGCTGTGAAGATTACGTGACGGAGAAATTTTGGAGAACTTTAGAGTTAGGCCTCGTGCCTATCGTGGTAGGTGCACCGTACGACCATTATCTTAAAGTAGCGCCGCCTCATTCATTTATCCATCCTGATCAATTTGATTCTTTGGAAGAAATGGCACTACACCTCGTTCAAGTTAATGCCAATCAAGAAAAATACTTGGAATATTTTAAATGGAAAAACATGGGTGAATTAGTGTCTCATGGTCAAGAGGAACACTACGTTAGGCCATTGACTAATCAAACACAATGTGATATATTAGAGAAACATGTGAAGCTCACTGATATTCCACATAAGAAACGCGATTTCTTCGGTCAGGAATGGTACGGTAGCTGCGTGCAATGTGGTACGAAACCTTGGATGCAGAAATATATGTTAGATAGGAATTCTGCTCGTGCAAATAAAGACATTTGGGCGTAA